In a genomic window of Zingiber officinale cultivar Zhangliang chromosome 9B, Zo_v1.1, whole genome shotgun sequence:
- the LOC122024803 gene encoding START domain-containing protein 10-like isoform X1 yields the protein MTNSASQITSTSSCSRSWSVSEDSLRRYVTYASERCIQELLSASETSRAGGGDGWKVLTFENGVEISKRRSSSLHVFRSRWLLQSVSPEQFIVVANAIDAAKQWDPDLVEAKHIRDLADNLSIIGLRFGDASKPLFKKREFIVYERRETLDDGTLVVAVASLPKEIAAGLQPKNSNSIRGLLLQSGWVVEKLEDDSCMVTYVVQLDPAGWLPKCFVNRLNTKLVMIIENLKKLAQTCPMDKGM from the exons ATGACCAACTCTGCCTCCCAAATCACTTCCACTTCGTCCTGCTCTCGATCCTG GTCCGTCAGCGAGGACTCGCTGCGGAGATACGTGACGTACGCGAGCGAGCGGTGCATCCAGGAGCTGCTGTCGGCTTCCGAGACGAGCCGTGCCGGCGGCGGCGACGGGTGGAAGGTTTTGACGTTCGAGAACGGGGTGGAGATATCCAAGCGGAGGTCCAGCTCGCTTCACGTCTTCCGGAGCCGGTGGCTCCTCCAGTCGGTCTCGCCGGAGCAGTTCATCGTCGTCGCCAACGCCATCGACGCCGCTAAG CAATGGGATCCAGATCTGGTGGAAGCAAAACACATCAGGGATCTCGCCGACAACCTCAGCATCATCGGATTGCGGTTCGGCGACGCGTCGAAGCCTCTGTTCAAGAAGAGAGAATTCATTGTCTACGAGCGTCGAGAGACTCTGGACGACGGCACTTTGGTGGTCGCCGTGGCTTCTCTGCCCAAGGAGATCGCCGCAGGACTGCAGCCCAAGAACAGCAACTCCATTCGAGGGCTGCTGCTTCAGTCTGGCTGGGTGGTCGAGAAGCTTGAAGATGACTCTTGCATGGTCACCTACGTTGTTCAG ttgGATCCTGCGGGTTGGTTGCCCAAGTGCTTCGTCAACAGGCTGAACACCAA
- the LOC122024803 gene encoding uncharacterized protein LOC122024803 isoform X2, translating to MTNSASQITSTSSCSRSWSVSEDSLRRYVTYASERCIQELLSASETSRAGGGDGWKVLTFENGVEISKRRSSSLHVFRSRWLLQSVSPEQFIVVANAIDAAKIWWKQNTSGISPTTSASSDCGSATRRSLCSRRENSLSTSVERLWTTALWWSPWLLCPRRSPQDCSPRTATPFEGCCFSLAGWSRSLKMTLAWSPTLFSWILRVGCPSASSTG from the exons ATGACCAACTCTGCCTCCCAAATCACTTCCACTTCGTCCTGCTCTCGATCCTG GTCCGTCAGCGAGGACTCGCTGCGGAGATACGTGACGTACGCGAGCGAGCGGTGCATCCAGGAGCTGCTGTCGGCTTCCGAGACGAGCCGTGCCGGCGGCGGCGACGGGTGGAAGGTTTTGACGTTCGAGAACGGGGTGGAGATATCCAAGCGGAGGTCCAGCTCGCTTCACGTCTTCCGGAGCCGGTGGCTCCTCCAGTCGGTCTCGCCGGAGCAGTTCATCGTCGTCGCCAACGCCATCGACGCCGCTAAG ATCTGGTGGAAGCAAAACACATCAGGGATCTCGCCGACAACCTCAGCATCATCGGATTGCGGTTCGGCGACGCGTCGAAGCCTCTGTTCAAGAAGAGAGAATTCATTGTCTACGAGCGTCGAGAGACTCTGGACGACGGCACTTTGGTGGTCGCCGTGGCTTCTCTGCCCAAGGAGATCGCCGCAGGACTGCAGCCCAAGAACAGCAACTCCATTCGAGGGCTGCTGCTTCAGTCTGGCTGGGTGGTCGAGAAGCTTGAAGATGACTCTTGCATGGTCACCTACGTTGTTCAG ttgGATCCTGCGGGTTGGTTGCCCAAGTGCTTCGTCAACAGGCTGA
- the LOC122023699 gene encoding MLO-like protein 1 isoform X2 produces the protein MAEEGGESEITLEHTPTWIVTLVCTVIVFISFVFERLLHRLGKVLKRKNQKPLFDALQKIKEELMLLGFISLLLVVLQGSIQRICISENLTHHLRPCKGEATATSTAHYVVSSSGRIVGGARRLLSGGGDSTYCQKKMRTWRHWEDSAQNSVGNVPLKISHVQQFEFIRKRFKGFGKDSFISSWLHSFFKQFYGSVTKTDYTTMRLGFIMTHCKGNPKFNFYKYMIRVLESDFKKVVGISWYLWIFVMVFLLLDIAGWNAYFWISFIPLILLLAVGTKLEHIITQLAHEVAEKHSAIAGDLVVTPSDHLFWFHRPRIVIFLIHFILFQNAFEVSFFFWILTTYGFDSCIMGKIGFIIPRIAISVLIQFLCGYSTLPLYAIVTQMGNSFNKAIFNENVQIGLLGWVQGAKKNKKGTVVDRSNKSENPEAILLQNVVVHESSVVRGGNEISEV, from the exons ATGGCAGAAGAGGGTGGCGAGTCGGAGATAACGCTGGAGCACACTCCTACATGGATTGTTACTCTCGTCTGCACCGTTATTGTCTTCATCTCCTTCGTCTTCGAGCGCCTCCTCCATCGCCTAGGCAAG GTACTCAAGAGGAAGAACCAGAAACCCTTGTTCGACGCCCTCCAGAAAATCAAAGAAG AGTTGATGCTGCTGGGGTTCATCTCGCTGTTGCTGGTGGTGCTCCAGGGCTCCATCCAGCGGATATGCATCTCTGAGAACCTCACACATCATTTGCGTCCCTGCAAGGGGGAGGCTACTGCAACTTCGACTGCCCACTATGTTGTTAGTTCCTCGGGCAGGATTGTCGGGGGTGCTCGTCGGCTCTTGTCCGGCGGAGGAGATTCGACATACTGTCAGAAGAAG ATGCGCACATGGAGACACTGGGAAGATTCAGCACAGAATTCTGTAGGGAATG TTCCCCTAAAGATCAGTCATGTACAACAATTTGAATTCATTAGAAAGCGTTTCAAGGGCTTTGGAAAGGATTCATTCATATCAAGTTGGTTG CATTCTTTTTTTAAGCAATTCTATGGATCTGTCACCAAAACTGACTATACCACAATGCGATTAGGATTTATCATG ACTCACTGTAAGGGAAATCCTAAATTCAACTTCTACAAGTATATGATACGAGTCCTTGAATCTGATTTTAAAAAGGTGGTTGGTATAAG TTGGTACTTATGGATTTTTGTCATGGTATTCTTATTATTGGATATTGCCG gttggaACGCATATTTTTGGATATCATTTATACCTCTAATT CTTCTACTTGCTGTTGGTACCAAATTAGAACATATTATCACTCAGTTGGCTCATGAAGTTGCTGAGAAACATTCTGCGATAGCAGGCGACTTGGTAGTTACTCCTTCGGACCATCTCTTCTGGTTTCACAGACCGAGAATTGTCATCTTCTTGATTCACTTTATCCTATTTCAAAATGCCTTTGAGGTTTCATTTTTCTTCTGGATATTG ACAACATATGGTTTCGATTCATGCATCATGGGAAAAATAGGCTTTATAATTCCCCGAATCGCGATCAG TGTGTTGATCCAGTTTCTCTGTGGCTATAGCACCCTTCCGCTCTACGCCATTGTTACTCAG ATGGGTAACTCATTCAACAAAGCCATATTCAACGAGAATGTGCAAATAGGTCTTCTCGGTTGGGTTCAGGGagcaaagaagaacaagaaaggtaCGGTAGTCGACAGAAGCAATAAATCTGAAAACCCTGAAGCTATTCTGTTACAGAATGTAGTCGTCCATGAAAGTTCTGTAGTAAGGGGAGGAAATGAGATTTCTGAAGTATAG
- the LOC122023699 gene encoding MLO-like protein 1 isoform X1 — MAEEGGESEITLEHTPTWIVTLVCTVIVFISFVFERLLHRLGKVLKRKNQKPLFDALQKIKEELMLLGFISLLLVVLQGSIQRICISENLTHHLRPCKGEATATSTAHYVVSSSGRIVGGARRLLSGGGDSTYCQKKGKVPLLSIEAIHQLHIFIFILAVSHVVLSLITVVLGIAQMRTWRHWEDSAQNSVGNVPLKISHVQQFEFIRKRFKGFGKDSFISSWLHSFFKQFYGSVTKTDYTTMRLGFIMTHCKGNPKFNFYKYMIRVLESDFKKVVGISWYLWIFVMVFLLLDIAGWNAYFWISFIPLILLLAVGTKLEHIITQLAHEVAEKHSAIAGDLVVTPSDHLFWFHRPRIVIFLIHFILFQNAFEVSFFFWILTTYGFDSCIMGKIGFIIPRIAISVLIQFLCGYSTLPLYAIVTQMGNSFNKAIFNENVQIGLLGWVQGAKKNKKGTVVDRSNKSENPEAILLQNVVVHESSVVRGGNEISEV, encoded by the exons ATGGCAGAAGAGGGTGGCGAGTCGGAGATAACGCTGGAGCACACTCCTACATGGATTGTTACTCTCGTCTGCACCGTTATTGTCTTCATCTCCTTCGTCTTCGAGCGCCTCCTCCATCGCCTAGGCAAG GTACTCAAGAGGAAGAACCAGAAACCCTTGTTCGACGCCCTCCAGAAAATCAAAGAAG AGTTGATGCTGCTGGGGTTCATCTCGCTGTTGCTGGTGGTGCTCCAGGGCTCCATCCAGCGGATATGCATCTCTGAGAACCTCACACATCATTTGCGTCCCTGCAAGGGGGAGGCTACTGCAACTTCGACTGCCCACTATGTTGTTAGTTCCTCGGGCAGGATTGTCGGGGGTGCTCGTCGGCTCTTGTCCGGCGGAGGAGATTCGACATACTGTCAGAAGAAG GGAAAAGTTCCATTACTATCAATTGAGGCAATCCATCAGCTacatatttttatctttattttggCTGTCAGTCATGTAGTACTCAGCCTTATCACTGTTGTTCTAGGAATTGCACAG ATGCGCACATGGAGACACTGGGAAGATTCAGCACAGAATTCTGTAGGGAATG TTCCCCTAAAGATCAGTCATGTACAACAATTTGAATTCATTAGAAAGCGTTTCAAGGGCTTTGGAAAGGATTCATTCATATCAAGTTGGTTG CATTCTTTTTTTAAGCAATTCTATGGATCTGTCACCAAAACTGACTATACCACAATGCGATTAGGATTTATCATG ACTCACTGTAAGGGAAATCCTAAATTCAACTTCTACAAGTATATGATACGAGTCCTTGAATCTGATTTTAAAAAGGTGGTTGGTATAAG TTGGTACTTATGGATTTTTGTCATGGTATTCTTATTATTGGATATTGCCG gttggaACGCATATTTTTGGATATCATTTATACCTCTAATT CTTCTACTTGCTGTTGGTACCAAATTAGAACATATTATCACTCAGTTGGCTCATGAAGTTGCTGAGAAACATTCTGCGATAGCAGGCGACTTGGTAGTTACTCCTTCGGACCATCTCTTCTGGTTTCACAGACCGAGAATTGTCATCTTCTTGATTCACTTTATCCTATTTCAAAATGCCTTTGAGGTTTCATTTTTCTTCTGGATATTG ACAACATATGGTTTCGATTCATGCATCATGGGAAAAATAGGCTTTATAATTCCCCGAATCGCGATCAG TGTGTTGATCCAGTTTCTCTGTGGCTATAGCACCCTTCCGCTCTACGCCATTGTTACTCAG ATGGGTAACTCATTCAACAAAGCCATATTCAACGAGAATGTGCAAATAGGTCTTCTCGGTTGGGTTCAGGGagcaaagaagaacaagaaaggtaCGGTAGTCGACAGAAGCAATAAATCTGAAAACCCTGAAGCTATTCTGTTACAGAATGTAGTCGTCCATGAAAGTTCTGTAGTAAGGGGAGGAAATGAGATTTCTGAAGTATAG